From the Haliaeetus albicilla chromosome 6, bHalAlb1.1, whole genome shotgun sequence genome, the window aaaaaaagttgagacTCAGCAACAGAAAGTTAATCTCCAGCTCCTAAGGACAGTAGGTACTAGTGATACACACTAGCATACACTCTATACAGAAATGGAGTGAAATTCTCTCCACTTCACTTCTGCCAGGCAGCATATCCTAGCCGCTTTCTAGCTCGCTTCCAGCCAAATCTTTGGGGCTGacaaaaaaacaactgtgatgCTTGCATGGAACATTACAAAAGCTTATTTAATTCCACAGACTCAAACATTCAACTCCAGAATTACCATCTTCTGAATCCCAATTATGAGTTGATTTTCAACAGACAAATCACATTGTCTTGGTGCCTTCTCTTCTAAAAGTAAGACGTCTTACCTCAGACAGCCTACTATGCAAGTTCCAATGCCCCTACGTACTGGTGTGCCAAGGAGTGACCTTATAACTTGGCAATGAACTATCTCATATTCAATACGTGCATCGCCTTTCCTTCAAGCTGTGGCACCTTAACAAAATGAGCCGCAGAGCTTGATAATGACATGTGTGGAAGTTCAAAGAGCCAGTTACACTGCTGGAACACACAGAATAGTCCTGGCTGTCTTCGAGTTTTGCAGTCCACAGGAGTTGCAGCAGTGCAGTTGAAAGGACAGAGAGCAGTGTGTGACTGTAGTCCATCCTTACAGGGCCATATGCTTTTCTGGGGCTTGCTTGTGTGCTAAATAGAGAAAAAGGATACTGGACAGTGCACTAACTAGGAATATCACATCAAACCAACGATGATAGAAGTTGAACTGGAGCTCTCCCAGGACTTCTGTAATAATAGTGCGGTACTCTAGAGGCATACTCATACGGATCAGGAGCACTGATGACACAAAGTACATACcctgtaaattaaaaaagagaaagtagtTACTGTTTCACAATTGGCTAGGTGGCTAACGTGGGTCAGCATACAAAGATTTTATTATGTGtacatgtatacatacacaAATATGTATGCATGCATAAATGTATACAGGTGTGCCCATGGTTCTACATACTCACCATTATCTGTGCTAAAAGCAGAACAATAACATTGGAGGACTTGCTGCTGGAAATGGCATAGAagaactgggggggggaaaaaaaagcactggaaaTAAGCAGTCAGATAAGTCTGATGTGCCTTAGGACAGCACGAAAGGTACATACCATTCAATGCTTCTTCattgaaaaaaacaataaaaagcacaCTTTCTGGAGGGGTGCCTGCACCCTACTTTCAGAAACCTGCAGTCTTAGTCTTAAACATGAAGCTCCCTAAGCCAGTGGCACCACATGGTAAAAGTCATATAACGATATATATTGAAGTTTAAGCTTAGATACCAAAAGCCAGGTCAAGACAATGAGCCACATGTCTCTTCAGTTAATGCCTTTCGAGTCCTACCAACAGCTCAAATTAAGCAATCTAAATTCTTTTAATCACCATCTCATCAACCTTACTAATCAGCCCTAGCTACAGCATCATTTTGAACCCTTGCTTACATTTAACATCTCATTTAGCATCTACATCTCTTCCCCACAGTAATAACAATAGAGACTGAGTGGGGAAATACACTGCAGaaggtatttttcctttctccctccctctgcaaGTATTTATATTCagatatttaaaacacaaatgcatATTGAGAGTTCATACAGTATTTGTCCCATCTAAAGTTAAAGATCTGATAACAGCTTTCCTGGTCCAAAACCACATTAAGAGTCCTGACTCTTACCTTTGTAAGTGTGATTAACAATCCTCTGATAGAGGTAACAATGATTATTCCAACAAGAATAAAGGAAATGTGCTGAGACCAGAATTTCACCTGTATCAACAAGAAGAATACAGTTAAATCTCTAAAGTTAACCCCATTTACACCACATTGTATAGCTCCCAATTCTTCAGGGTCTTTGTATTTCCTAATTGTACAGATATCCATTGTAGACAGGCTTATATAACAGACATTTTCACAAATACATTAGCAGTTGTTTACTCCAAACACATGAGAAATCACAAAGAACCCCGTATTCACAGggatatatttaaaaagtgtAAATGACAACACACCTACGTGCACATGCAAACATAATTACTCTGTAGATAAATGTATTAATCTAAGCAAGTTGACTAAGGTGTTTTCATTTGCCCCAAATAAACAAGCAACTCGCTATCTCTCTGGCAAGACTACATTACCATCCCAGCATAAAATCAGCGCAAAAGCAAAGTTCATGGTGCGTTCTCCCTTCCTACTCAATAAGTCAGAAGCCAAAGACACATTCTCATGGCTTTATCACCCTCTCCCATTCAGCagtatgattttatttttataagactGGAATTGCTGAAAAGGCTATAAGAATTAATAAAGTCTCACATCAAACTGGATTCCCAGATAATTTACAGTGATCTCAATTCCTCTTGTGACTGGATCAGTCTTCCCCACACGGTCAAATACAATATTGATGGTTGCCTGCAAGAGGGAGATGGATTTacattcacagaagaaaataaaagcatactTCATTGTCACATGTGAGACACATGCATGACTCTTACTTTGTATCACCTAGGAAAGGTGCAGGGGCAGTCAGATTGTCTAGGAAGGTGCAAAATGCACACACGTAAGAATGGCTTGTCTAATGCTTTATACAAAAAGACCGATCCAGAGCTTTATTTCAACCAAGGACcagtttctttcagaatttccaGAAGCAGGATTTTAAGGAAACTGGAGCATTAATTGATGAACTGCATGTATAGCATAATCTATGCAGGGTGTGACAATTGCTTATATCCACATAAAACACAATAAACATTTACATACCATGAAGATTTTCCAGACACAATAGATGGagaaaaaataacccaaaaaattaaagtattttccCTGGAAAGTTTTTGAGTACTCTATTCTCTCCTGGAAATACAAAAGGAGGGATGGGGAacagaacacacaaaaaaatatatcattTCCACAATCATCCACAACACACAATTTTAATGGAGCACCAGTAGTAGCAAACACAGCTTTATCCCTCTACACCTCTTAATTCAAAAGTTTCTGAACTCAAACGTTTAATTCAAAAGTTTCTGAATGGCTTTAGGGACATGGGGCATAGTCCAGTATGTCTCTGAACTGGAAGGAAACTGCCATCTAGAACCCAAATTAAAGAAACAGATCCTCACTCCACCACATGGCAACATTTCAACATTTACCTGCTGAACACCTTTCAATTTCTTATAACATACATTCTCTTTCAAACTACTCTGGCCTCCCAACACCCACCTGGGCAGTTACTTTGCTATGTACCTTTGTTGCATGCAAGTCAGCAGTTTCCAGAAAAAGCTGCCGACTCAGCTCTTCTAGGGCATCCACTTCTTGCTGGATAAGGGACAGGTCTGGCAAACCAGCATAGTCAAGGCTAGATTACATCACtaattcttaattaaaaacaaaacattctcCACCTTCAGCTCAAGGGCCACATCTAACAGTTTGATCACTTTTTTGACCCAGATCAGTTTTCTGATTCAGTCTTAATGCTCCTTGTTAATactgcaccaaaaaaaatctcaaggatACACATACTGCACACTACTCCATTTTAAGAAGGCAGGCAGTACACAGTATTTAGGCAGTCATGCAACAAGCTCTTTATTCCTCTGTCTGAAGAACACATTGTAGAATAGAACCAGAGCTCTGGAAGACTGCTGCTTCACTCTGATCAGTGTCCCTTGTCACTGAAGTGCATCTCTCAATATGTCACTCTTACATCATCTTCATAAACAAAACTGCTGAGTAACTACTCCAAGAGATTAGCGATTATTATGAAGAGTCTTGTCAAATAGCCAAATTCTGATTTTAACAGCTagtgggaaaggagaggaagaagagccCTCAGCCTTAAATATGCAAACTGCACACTTTAGGTGGTCTAGCAGAAGTTGTTGGTAGGCAACTGTAAGTTAGAGAAATACAGACCCTTGTAATTCCCAACCGATTCCTTCTACCCCTTTCACATGGGCAGAACAACTTCTGTTCACCTGTTCCTATCCACCTTTTTTGTCACATTGCTATAGCATCAGTGGCCagcctatatatatatatcatgaGAACAATTTATTTGGTCAGCTAGTTGCTTCCTGCCCTTCTTTTTCTCCCGGCTTTCCAACATGGCCAGAAAGTCAACTATAGGCTAGGTAAATTGTTCCAGCACCTCAGCCAACCCCATTGTTTTACTCAAGTACGTCACAGGCTCTCCATCCCGGAAGAGCACAGTTCAAGTTAGGAGAAAAATACACATGCAGGTCAGTCATATGAGCAGAGGATACATCAGAATAGAAAGATGCCTCCCATGTCAGTGATGTGGTGGGGTAGACATCTGCAGTGCGACACCGTAAGTGTGCACATCTGCCCTGCAATCTGCTGTACACCTCAACCATGCTGATGCAACAGCAGATTTATagggcagggcagcagcatgCAACTCCCAACTGTGTCATAGTAAAACTATGTGTCCAACCCCTGGGCAAAAGGTCAGACAGTACTGTGCTAGAGAGCAAACTTCTCAGGAGACATTAAGCCTTTTGCTCAGACTGCTGAAACGTGTTGAAACACAAATGCTTTGTAACTGGCCCAGATAACactctttctttcaaaacagaagaaagctggAGCCACCTCCTGAGGCAGACGCCAGCATGCAGATGAAGGATACTTTCACTGCCTGCAACAGATGTTGTAACACTTTTTATCATTCCCCAGAAGCCCGTGGGTTTGTTATGCACTTCTCCTCTCTGGAACATTGTCCGATGAGCCACTGCTATCCTGAAAGAACAGGAAACACAAGTCCTTAGGactaaagtatttttattaaaaaatcaaattttaaaaacccaaagttCCTTAGAAGTCACTGTTAAACAAAACTTGCTGCAAACAgattccctcttccccccccccgccccaagcaCCAATCTTGCTTCATAACATTATCTTGATTAGCTCTGGAGTAGAGCCCAGATCCAATCAAGTGAGATTCAATAAGACACTTCCCAAGACTTCCATTCAGGATCCTATTTCAAACCTTAAAGGGATTTAAacccaattaaaaataaacattcaaaTTCAAATGGATTTCTAAGTCATATCGTTAGTCACTTTCCCTTCCCCAAACACAAGACTGTGCTATCTCAGGTTTGGGAATCAAAAGACTTCTCatgctcctctctccccctgaACACCTCTCCTTTATCACTGCACATCTGCCTCTTCCACAGAACTGTGAGCGCTGGATGGTATGCAGCAGACTCTCTGATATGCTGTCATTCACT encodes:
- the GPR89B gene encoding Golgi pH regulator B isoform X2 encodes the protein MRKLFKDYEVRQYVVQVIFSVTFAFSCTMFELIIFEILGVLNSSSRYFHWKLNLCVILLILVFMVPFYIGYFVVSNIRLLHRQKLLFACVLWLTFMYFFWKLGDPFPILSPKHGILSIEQLISRVGVIGVTLMALLSGFGAVNCPYTYMSYFLRNVTDADILALERRLLQTMDMIVSKKKRIAVAHRTMFQRGEVHNKPTGFWGMIKSVTTSVAGSENLSLIQQEVDALEELSRQLFLETADLHATKERIEYSKTFQGKYFNFLGYFFSIYCVWKIFMATINIVFDRVGKTDPVTRGIEITVNYLGIQFDVKFWSQHISFILVGIIIVTSIRGLLITLTKFFYAISSSKSSNVIVLLLAQIMGMYFVSSVLLIRMSMPLEYRTIITEVLGELQFNFYHRWFDVIFLVSALSSILFLYLAHKQAPEKHMAL
- the GPR89B gene encoding Golgi pH regulator B isoform X1 produces the protein MSFLIDSSIMVTSQVLFFGFGWLFFMRKLFKDYEVRQYVVQVIFSVTFAFSCTMFELIIFEILGVLNSSSRYFHWKLNLCVILLILVFMVPFYIGYFVVSNIRLLHRQKLLFACVLWLTFMYFFWKLGDPFPILSPKHGILSIEQLISRVGVIGVTLMALLSGFGAVNCPYTYMSYFLRNVTDADILALERRLLQTMDMIVSKKKRIAVAHRTMFQRGEVHNKPTGFWGMIKSVTTSVAGSENLSLIQQEVDALEELSRQLFLETADLHATKERIEYSKTFQGKYFNFLGYFFSIYCVWKIFMATINIVFDRVGKTDPVTRGIEITVNYLGIQFDVKFWSQHISFILVGIIIVTSIRGLLITLTKFFYAISSSKSSNVIVLLLAQIMGMYFVSSVLLIRMSMPLEYRTIITEVLGELQFNFYHRWFDVIFLVSALSSILFLYLAHKQAPEKHMAL